A single genomic interval of uncultured Sphaerochaeta sp. harbors:
- a CDS encoding queuosine precursor transporter gives METQTTALDKKEFFLFALYITGMIVVNTVGSKIISLFGVRVSVGIFFMPVLFLVTDIVGEVKGHQHASIFVKYSIIMLVILFVVTGLFVQIKPHETWDLQTQYQQIFGMSMRMSLASLISFAISQTIDISIFLQFKKLNKGKMLWLRNNLSTMTSQFIDTVIFMFIAFYQLTPKFTATYVFSLIIPYWLFKVLFALIDTPLCYLGVKWMAKQK, from the coding sequence ATGGAAACACAGACAACAGCATTGGACAAAAAAGAGTTCTTTCTCTTTGCCCTGTACATCACAGGAATGATCGTGGTTAATACCGTTGGAAGCAAGATTATCAGCCTCTTTGGTGTAAGGGTATCGGTAGGAATCTTTTTCATGCCTGTGCTCTTCTTGGTTACAGATATTGTAGGAGAGGTAAAAGGTCACCAACATGCCTCAATCTTCGTAAAGTACTCCATTATTATGCTGGTTATCCTGTTTGTGGTGACAGGTTTGTTTGTTCAGATCAAACCACATGAGACATGGGACCTACAGACTCAGTACCAACAGATATTTGGCATGAGCATGCGTATGAGCCTGGCAAGCCTTATCAGCTTTGCCATCAGCCAAACAATCGATATCTCAATATTCCTGCAATTCAAGAAATTGAATAAGGGAAAGATGCTTTGGCTCAGGAACAATCTCAGTACAATGACCAGCCAGTTCATTGATACAGTTATCTTTATGTTTATCGCATTCTATCAGCTCACACCCAAGTTCACAGCTACTTATGTGTTCTCCCTGATCATCCCCTATTGGCTCTTTAAAGTACTCTTTGCCCTTATCGACACTCCTCTCTGTTATCTTGGGGTAAAATGGATGGCAAAACAGAAGTAG